Genomic window (Streptococcus porcinus):
CAAGGCCAAAAGAGCATAGACACTGCCCAAAATCAGGCCGTTAACAAGTTGTTGAAGCATTTATTTACCAATCTTTCTACATTTCTTAAACAGTCTTTTTTCTCATTTTGCCGCAATAACGGTTGCTGAACTTTCTTTCCCCTTGGTTAAACCAATGACTGTCACAGATTTGATAGGGTTGTGTTTGTGGTCAATAGTCATCGTGCCAGTAACACCTTCAAATTGCTTTAATGCCGCAATCCCTTCAGAAATATCTTTCGAAGTTTTTGCTCCTTTAGCAGCCTCTGCTACCATGTACACAGAATCATAGGCTAAGGCCGCAAACATTGATGGCTCTTTGCCATATTTCTTTTTATAATGTTCAGCAAAAGTGACCGCTTTTTTAGATATGGACGCAGAATAACCAGAAAGATAATAAACATCTGTAACATTATCTTTTCCGCCAAGTTCAACTAACTTAGCATCAGCAAAGCCATCAGGACCTACAATGGGTACTTTTATCCCCATTTCACGCGCCTGCTTAATAATAGTCCCAGTTTCTTGATAATAACCCGGCATAATGACAGCATCATAATGTTGATTTTTTATTTTTGTCAATGCTGATTGGAAATCCGTATCACCTGACTGATAGGTAGACTCGGAAACAATTTTACCCTTGTAAACACGTTTAAATCGTTTGGCAATGCCTTTTGCGTAGTCACTAGAGTTATCATAAAAGAGAGCCACTTTTTTAGCTTTTAAATGATCACTGGCAAATGTTGACAAAACATCTCCTTGATAAGAATCAATAAAAGTTGTTCGGTAGATATAATCGTACGTTTTTCCGTCTTTCGCAATCGTTAAGTCATCTTGCGTCCCAGAAGGCGTAATCAACGGTACTGCTGCTTGTGTGGCATTAGGTGATGCTGCTGCTGCCGCTCCTGAAGTAGATGGTCCGATAATGACATTAACGTTATTTTGCGTTGCCAAGCTAGTCGTTACAGTAGCAGACTCAGCATTTTCTGATTTGTTATCTTTTGAAATGACTTCTATCTTTTTACCATTGATACCACCAGCTTTATTAATTTCAGCAACAGCCATCATTGCGCCAACTTTTTCTGCACTGCCATAAGCAGAAACTGGTCCTGTCAGCTCCAAGTTTAGACCAATTTTCACCGTTTTCTCAATTTTGGTTCCTTCAGCATTTGATGTACTACTGGGGGGAGCCGCATCACAAGCTGCTAATGAAAATAAAGCGAGTCCTGCGCCTATTGTGGCAAAAATTTTCTTTTGCATAAATCATTTCCTCATCTAGTCTAAAGTAATATGTATCTAAGAATACAGAATTATCAGAAAATTGTCAATAGTTTAAACTGGTTTTTAATGTAAAAAAGGCTAGGACATTAATTCCTAGCCACTTAGCCTCTTTGAGAAACTATACTCTTTATTAAATTGTTTTAACGGTAAAGATTTCCTACAAAGTCACGATCAATGGCATCAAGCTCAGAGAGTTTAACTTCTTTAACAAATTTCAATTTGCTAATATCTTTAACTTTGTCTGCAAGTTCTTCCTTATTAACATATAGAATAATATAGCGTGATTTTCTTGAATGGTAATGGCAATCACCAAATTTTTGAATCTTACGGGCATCACGATTGTAATAAAGGTAGACGATTATTCCAACTCTACTTTGTCTTTCAAACATGCGCTATTTCCTTCTTTTATATTTCGATAAATTCCTTTTGCAATTCTTTCTCGTCGTTCAGCTAATGGTAACCCTGTATCAATAAAGATAGTTGAGGACACAATTTCAGCAATGCTCTCTGCAATCTCTGCTAAAATTGTTTGTAAATCAACCTCTGCAATTCGCAATGCAACCACTTTAGGGTGTAAATCAAGCTCTCTCTTTTTACGCAAGATTTCTTTATTAATGGATTTACTGTCGGGACGATACCTTAAGTAGTCTTTTTGATCTGCTACATCAGTGAGTAATCTCTGAAACTGTTCAATTTCGTATTGCAGTTGCTGGTCTTTTTTAAACTTATTGTAGACTTTTCGATAAGTTTGAAATTCCTCTGTTTTCTTAATATCTTCTATTAAATGATCAATAGCGTCTTCAATAGCAAATAGATCTTCGTTAATGACTAACATAAAATGATTATATCATAAACCAGAGCTAATACCATGTTTTTATGAATTAAAATCATCCTCACTTTCCATAACCATATTTAAAAAGTCTTTACCTTTCTAAAACGATAGCCTTTCCCTAATTTTTACCTACCGCATTCCAGATAAACCTCACGCTATTATAACTTGGTTTTCGTCTTTTTTTCATTCCTAATTTTTTATATTCCTAAATAGTAGAATAATATCAATACTTATAAGCTACTAGTAAAACAACTTCAACTTAATAAAAGAACCGAAAATAGATATTTCGGTTCTTTTAGTTTATTTTAATTCATTATTTTCCATAATTTCATCAATGAAGCCATATTCCAACGTCTCTTTGGCATCCATCCAGTAGTCACGTTCTGCATCTTTATGAATTTGCTTAATCGTCTTACCAGAATTATCAGCAAGGATTTTTTCAAGGCGTTTCCGTGTTTTTAACAACTGTTCAGCAACAATTGCCATATCCGTTTGCTGCGTACCACTACCAGCACCACCCATCGGTTGATGAATTAAGTATTCAGCATTTGGTAGCATGAATCGTTTGCCTTTGGCACCTGATGATGCAATGATAGTTCCCATTGAGGCAGCCATACCCATTACAATAGTTTGAACATCTGATTTAATAAAGTTCATAGTGTCAACAATTGCTAGTCCAGCTGAAACTGAACCTCCAGGTGTATTTACATAGAGGTAAATATCTTTAGTATTATCTTGCGCGTCCAAAAATAACAATTGTGCAATAATAGAATTCGCCATATTATCTTCAACTGGTCCAGTTAGCATAATAATACGGTCTTTTAGGAGACGTGAATAGATATCATAAGAACGTTCTCCTCGACTTGTTTGTTCAATAACTACAGGAATCATAGTATTCTCCAATCTAAATAAAATATCTATTAATATATAAGTCTCAATAGATTTATCTTTTAATGACTGTCCTCATTATAATCTATTGGTCAAATAAGGTCAAATAATAACTTTCCTTTTGAAAAAACTTTCCAGTCCTTACTAGAAAGCCTTCTCTCATATTAGCAAAGATCGTTGTTAGAAAATTATTCATGACCTTGAGTTGAATCAAAGCATTTGGAGCTTTTATTTTGTACCAAATAATCTATCACCCGCATCACCAAGACCAGGTACAATGTAGCCATGTTCATTTAACTTTTCGTCCAAGGCTGCTGTATAAATATCAACATCAGGGTGAGCTTCTTGTAACTTTTTCACACCCTCTGGTGCTGCTACGAGACAGACAAACTTAATATTAGCTGCTCCACGTTTTTTCAAGGAATCCACAGCTAATATAGCAGAACCACCAGTCGCAAGCATTGGGTCCACAACAAAAATTTGACGTTGATCAATATCTTCAGGAAGTTTAACAAGGTATTCAACTGGCTCAAAAGTTTCTTCATCACGGTACATTCCGATATGTCCAACCTTCGCAGCTGGGACTAAACTTAAGAATCCATCAACCATTCCGATACCTGCTCTAAGTATTGGGACAATAGCCAATTTTTTACCTGTGAGTTGTTTCTGCACTGTTTTTGCCACTGGTGTTTGAATCTCTACATCTTCAAGCGGAAGATCACGTGATACTTCATACCCCATCAACATCGCAATTTCATTGACTAATTCTCGAAAATTCTTTGTTGAAGTGTCTTCTCTGCGTAAGATTGATAGTTTATGCTGAATAAGTGGATGTGAAATAACTTGACATTTTCCCATGATAACATACTTCCTTCTAAAAATTTTTTACCTTCCACATTATACCAAAAATCATTAGTCTTTGCTGGGGAATTTTTCATATTTAGGTAATTCTTTTAAAAATATAATCAGCTTTGTCAAACAAACTTTCTTTGGAGCAGAGCTGCAAAAGAATTTCTTCAGAAGACTAAAAAAGAACAGCTAGAACTCACTACAAAGTGCTAGTCTGTTCTGTACATTTTGCGGTCTCAGGGCATTTTTAACCTAGCTCTAAGTTTTTCTGCCTTATGACCAATTAACTTATCCAACTGATGTGTCGCAAGAGTTAAATAACCGTATACTATGATTCCAATCAAACCAATAATCAAGAGATAAAGGAGACTGGATAGACGTCCGGTTGGAGTAAAAACAAATCCTAAAAGCCAATTAGCAAATGCTACCACAATTCCCATAATAGCTGTTAGTAGAGCAATTAATGTTAGTTGTTTCAGTAATAGTTTTCGATTGAATTTAGTGACCTGGTGAAGACGTTTATACATCAGGTAAATAGGAACTAGTAAGCCCAGTGAAGTGGCAATAATAGGACCATAGGCGTGAAAAAGATAAATTAATGGTACTTGTAAAACAAGTTTAGTAAGGATACCATAAGCAAAATAATAGAGAGCCTTACGATTCTCAAAAAGAGCTTGTAACATTGGCGCTAATAAGGTATATAGAGCTAATAAAATGGTTTGAAAAAGAACTGCCCTAAATAAGTTAATCGCCTCAACTTCACTGAAACCATAAAAAACAGAATAAAGAGGGCG
Coding sequences:
- a CDS encoding ABC transporter substrate-binding protein; translation: MQKKIFATIGAGLALFSLAACDAAPPSSTSNAEGTKIEKTVKIGLNLELTGPVSAYGSAEKVGAMMAVAEINKAGGINGKKIEVISKDNKSENAESATVTTSLATQNNVNVIIGPSTSGAAAAASPNATQAAVPLITPSGTQDDLTIAKDGKTYDYIYRTTFIDSYQGDVLSTFASDHLKAKKVALFYDNSSDYAKGIAKRFKRVYKGKIVSESTYQSGDTDFQSALTKIKNQHYDAVIMPGYYQETGTIIKQAREMGIKVPIVGPDGFADAKLVELGGKDNVTDVYYLSGYSASISKKAVTFAEHYKKKYGKEPSMFAALAYDSVYMVAEAAKGAKTSKDISEGIAALKQFEGVTGTMTIDHKHNPIKSVTVIGLTKGKESSATVIAAK
- a CDS encoding DUF2129 domain-containing protein translates to MFERQSRVGIIVYLYYNRDARKIQKFGDCHYHSRKSRYIILYVNKEELADKVKDISKLKFVKEVKLSELDAIDRDFVGNLYR
- a CDS encoding YlbF family regulator; the encoded protein is MLVINEDLFAIEDAIDHLIEDIKKTEEFQTYRKVYNKFKKDQQLQYEIEQFQRLLTDVADQKDYLRYRPDSKSINKEILRKKRELDLHPKVVALRIAEVDLQTILAEIAESIAEIVSSTIFIDTGLPLAERRERIAKGIYRNIKEGNSACLKDKVELE
- the clpP gene encoding ATP-dependent Clp protease proteolytic subunit ClpP, with protein sequence MIPVVIEQTSRGERSYDIYSRLLKDRIIMLTGPVEDNMANSIIAQLLFLDAQDNTKDIYLYVNTPGGSVSAGLAIVDTMNFIKSDVQTIVMGMAASMGTIIASSGAKGKRFMLPNAEYLIHQPMGGAGSGTQQTDMAIVAEQLLKTRKRLEKILADNSGKTIKQIHKDAERDYWMDAKETLEYGFIDEIMENNELK
- the upp gene encoding uracil phosphoribosyltransferase yields the protein MGKCQVISHPLIQHKLSILRREDTSTKNFRELVNEIAMLMGYEVSRDLPLEDVEIQTPVAKTVQKQLTGKKLAIVPILRAGIGMVDGFLSLVPAAKVGHIGMYRDEETFEPVEYLVKLPEDIDQRQIFVVDPMLATGGSAILAVDSLKKRGAANIKFVCLVAAPEGVKKLQEAHPDVDIYTAALDEKLNEHGYIVPGLGDAGDRLFGTK